One Myxosarcina sp. GI1 genomic window carries:
- a CDS encoding glycosyltransferase, with product MKVALVHDYLTQRGGAERVFELLCKYFDRADIYTSVYHASKTVDLGDRQINTTFLQQVPGTRKRFRLFAPLFYPAFRFLDLQDYDLIISSTSSFAKAVRKKPGAMHICFCHNITRFLWDTRTYLEEYGGLKKYSKALEPVLQSLRQADLIYSQEPDLYIANSSTVAKRIEKVYSRKSLVINYPIDTKKFIFSDCKEDFYLISSRMISYKRLDIAIEAFNWLGLPLVIIGDGPERKRLEAKALDNIKFLGFVNDEWRTHLMAKAKAVVITALEDYGLVPIESNASGTPVVAYGAGGVLDTQVHKETGILFKPQSPEALQTALFMAEQQQWDYHQIRAHAVNNFSEAVFFKQVRQTIEEFCGKSVIDSIELNLDLESDRALVEVN from the coding sequence ATGAAAGTAGCTTTAGTACATGATTATCTAACTCAGAGAGGCGGTGCAGAGAGGGTATTTGAATTACTGTGTAAATATTTCGATCGGGCAGATATTTACACTTCCGTATATCATGCGTCGAAAACTGTAGACTTAGGCGATCGCCAAATCAATACAACTTTTTTACAGCAAGTTCCAGGTACTAGAAAACGCTTTCGGCTATTTGCTCCTTTGTTTTATCCTGCATTTCGCTTTTTAGATTTGCAAGACTACGACTTAATCATTAGCAGTACCTCTAGCTTTGCTAAAGCAGTTAGAAAAAAACCGGGAGCGATGCACATCTGTTTTTGTCATAACATAACTCGCTTTTTGTGGGACACACGTACCTATTTAGAGGAGTATGGAGGACTGAAAAAGTATTCTAAAGCGCTCGAACCCGTATTACAATCCTTGCGTCAGGCAGATTTAATCTATTCTCAAGAACCAGATTTGTATATAGCAAATTCTTCAACAGTAGCCAAACGCATAGAAAAAGTCTATTCACGAAAATCGCTGGTAATCAACTATCCTATAGATACCAAAAAATTCATTTTTTCTGACTGCAAGGAAGACTTTTATCTTATTTCCTCCAGAATGATAAGTTACAAGCGTTTGGATATCGCCATTGAAGCCTTTAACTGGTTGGGGCTACCTTTGGTAATTATTGGTGATGGTCCAGAGCGCAAACGCCTTGAAGCCAAAGCTCTCGACAATATAAAATTTCTCGGCTTTGTGAACGACGAATGGCGCACGCATTTGATGGCAAAAGCCAAAGCTGTGGTAATTACTGCCCTGGAAGATTATGGCTTAGTTCCGATTGAATCAAATGCCAGCGGTACGCCAGTAGTAGCTTACGGTGCGGGAGGAGTTCTCGATACCCAGGTACATAAAGAAACGGGAATTTTATTTAAACCGCAATCTCCCGAAGCACTTCAAACAGCCTTGTTTATGGCAGAACAACAACAGTGGGATTATCATCAAATTCGCGCTCATGCCGTCAATAATTTTTCCGAAGCAGTTTTTTTCAAACAAGTCAGACAAACAATAGAAGAATTTTGCGGTAAATCTGTAATCGATAGTATAGAACTAAACTTGGATTTAGAAAGCGATCGCGCTTTGGTGGAGGTAAATTAA